Within Epilithonimonas zeae, the genomic segment GACCTGTAACACCAAGAGAAATATCGATAAACAAACCATAACCTGCCAAAGCCGAGCCCTGATTAGAAGATGGAACCATTTTCATCGCCATTACGCCCAAAGCCGGAAAAATCAATGAAAATCCCAAACCTGTGATTCCTGCACCAATCAATGCAAAATAGGGATGGTAAGCCAATGTGATGATTATTAATCCTAATGTTTCAACAGCCAGACTTGCAATAGCAACATTGATTCCGCCAAATCTATTTATCGCATTACTGAAAACCAATCTGCCAGCAACGAACAAAATCCCAAAAACAGACAAACACATTGCACCATTTTGCCAGTGATAATAATCGTAATAAAGTGTTATAAAAGTAGAAATAGTCGCAAATCCTAAACCTCCCAAAGCCAGACAAAGTCCGAAAGGCGCTACTTTCCCAAGCACATCCCAGAAGGATTTCTGTTCTTCTTCAGATTGTTTTCCTGTTCGGTTTTCTTTGTTTTTTGCAATGAAAAATCCGATTAATCCTAAAAAAATAATTAGAATCCCTAAGCCATAAAAATTGAAGTGTTTAACAATCGTTACTCCTAGAGATGCACCTAAAGCTAAAGCGCCGTAGCACGCCACACCGTTATAAGAAATGATTTTGGCTGTATGTTTTTCACCTAACGCCATAATACCCCAGTTAATAGGACTTGCGCCAATCATGCCTTCGGCACAGCCTGTAAAAAATCTCGTGATAATCAAAAATGATAAACTGATGATAGGAGAGAATCTGAAATAGTAAGCCATTATCAGTATTAATCCTGTAAAAGCAAAACTTAACATACTTGCTAAGACAGCTGGCTTCGGGCCTTTGCTGTCAATTATTTTTCCGGAATAAGCCCGCATCAAAAATGTCATTGCATATTGCAAACTAATCACAATTCCCGCAACCAGCATACTAAAACCAAGACCTTTGTTAATAAAAATCGGCAACACAGATAATGATAATCCGATAATAAAATAGCCTATAAATGTGAAAAATACATAGGAAATAATAGAATATGAAAAGTTTTTGCTCTGCTCAATCGTTGCATCCATAACATTAAAATCAAAGATGCAAAATTACTTCTTATATATTTCTGAATAGGAATCTTTATGGTTAATTAAACAATAATTTTTTTATAGACGAAATCAATAATCATCAGAAATATTAGAAAAATCTGTAACTTTCGGCTTCTTAAATTTTTAAATCTAGTTTGAAATTTCTTATCATCATTCCTGCGCATAACGAAGAAAAAAACATTTCTCAATGTTTGGAATCTCTAAAAAATCAAAGTTTTCAAGATTTTGTTTGTGTTGTTGTGAATGATGGCTCAACAGACAAGACTGCAGAAATTGTCGAAAATTTTAAACTCCAAACTTCAAACTTCCAATTAGAAAATCTTCAAATTTCAGAGCATCAACCAGGTGCAAAAGTCGTCCGGACTTTTAATAAGGGTTTGGAAACTGTTGATTGGAAGAGTTTTGATGTGATTTGCAAATACGATGCAGATATTGTTTTTCCTCAGAATTATTTACAAAAGATCAATCAGACTTTCGAGTCAAATCCAAAAGCAGGAATAGTTTCTGGTTTGGTTTATATCAAAAATTACAAGCAAAATCCTGAAATCAAAAATCTGAGAAATCCGAATGAAAATTGGGCAGATTTTAGCAATAAAAATCAAGAATGGGTTTTCGAAAATCTATCTTCCAAAAATCACGTTCGTGGTCCTATAAAAGCTTATAGAAAAGAATGTTTCGAAGATATGAATGGCTTAAGAGCTGTTTTGGGCTGGGACAATTTGGATATTTTGTTAGCAAAAAAAAGTAATTGGCAAGTAGTCACAATTAAAGACCTTTGGGTAAAACATCTGCGCCCAACTGCTTATAAATACAAAGACCAAAAAGCAGAAAAATTGGGTCAATACTTTTATAATATTGGATTAAGTTTGCCTTTGGCAATGATTTCTTCTGCTAAATCCAGCTTTAAAAACCGTTCTGCGAAAGAGTTTTTCATTACAATCAATTCTTTTCTTGAGCAAAAAGATAAACGAAATCTCAGTAAAGAAGAAATCAAATTTATCCGAAATCTGCGTTGGAAAGAATTTTTCAAAAACTTTGGTTTATGAAAAAAATCGCTTACATAGAACTTGATACGCACGCAGAATTAGCAAATAATTTCTATGAACTCACCAAAGATTCTGATGAGATTTCAACGGATTTTTATTTCTCTGAAAAGATTTTCAAATTCCTAAATCTTCACGAAAAAAATGTTTTCCTGACGGATTATTCTCAACTTTTGGAAATTCTTGAAAAGAAAAAATATGATTTGATTATTATTGGAACTGTTCATCGACATTTCATTTTCTACAAAGCGATTGTAAAGAAATTCAATACGGCAATTCTTGTTCATAATCTTAATTTCATTAGAGCTTCAAAATGGGAATTGTTTAAGAGTATTTTCAAAAAAGATTTTAAATATCGGCTGAAATTATTCCTGAAAGAAGGACTTTTGGAAGCTCCAAAAGTTTATCAACAATCAAAACATCTTTTAGGAATAGACGAATTTGTTTCTCAAAAAAATAATCTCGAATTTTCACCGATTTATTTTAATCAATTCAATTCTCAAAATTCAGAAAAAGAAATAATCAGAATTGTGATTCCTGGTGCTGTTTCGCAAAGTAGAAGAGATTATGACTCGTTTCTTGACAAATTAAAAAACTTTGAAAATACCGGAATCAATTATGAAATTATTTTCTTAGGAAAAGCAATTGGAATAGAATTAGAAAAATTAAAGTCAATTGTAAATAAACTTCCGCAATTCATTAAAATACATTTTTTTGAAAATAAAATTCCTCAGCAAGAATTTGATAGTTGGATGAAAAAAGCAGATGTTTTATATTGCCCTATTCAAAATGAAACTGAATTTTTCTCTATCAAAGAAATCTACGGAAAAACTAAAATAAGTGGTAATATTGGTGACGCAATTAAATATGGAAAACTGGCTATTTTTCCAGAAGCATATGACTCTGATTTAGAATTTATCATCAAAGAAAAAAAGGATCTACAAACTCAATTTTCGGAAGTTAGAAATCAGGAATTTGATTTTCAATTATATTCATTGGAGAATGTTTCAAAAAAATTAGCGATATTAGTTGAAAGATTAACTACTAAAAATATTTAGATGAAAAACCACACACTAATAGCCATTATTTCTTTAGCAATTCTGACATTGACGCATTTGTTTTATATATTTCCTCAAGTTGGTTTTTCACAAAATACCTATATGATAACTAGTATGTTACAGGTTCTGGGTTATGCGGGATTAACCGCTTTTTTCATTAAATTATATCAAAAACAGAAGTAATATGAATGAAGAATTTAATGAATTATTCGATATAAAGGAGGACGAAGCTGAAAAACCAAATGTGCATATTAACACTCAAAAAGTTGTAATTCACACCTTGATTAGAGCTGTGATTCTGCTAGTTGGTGCGGCAATAACTTGTGTACTTTTGTTTATTGCAGCTTACGATTCACAAATTATGTTGGGAGTTTTAGCGCTTGTAATGGTTGTAGGTTGGTTTATTTTGATGATAATGGAATCAGTTAGATTGAAGAAGAGTAATAAAATTCAACTATATCAAGCTAATTCTGTTTTAATAGGAATAGCAACATTGATGATTTTGATACTGATTGTAGGTATAAGATAAATTATTTCTTCATCTTTTCTCTTTTAAAGCCTTTTCTCAAAACAACTTTTGATTTTCTCAGATGTTTGATGGAATTAAATCTAATTCTTTCATTGTATAAAAACCAGCCTCCGATACAACCAATTGCGCTTCCAATTAAAATTTCTAATAACCTCATTTGTAAAAGATAATCAGGATTAAGTGAAGTAGAACTTCCGGTTTCAGCCAGGAGAATTCCCATTGGTGTTAGGAACATTACAGCTAATGCATAATGTCTTGTAATCAACATTTCTACAATGATTTGAAGAATGATAAT encodes:
- a CDS encoding MFS transporter, which gives rise to MDATIEQSKNFSYSIISYVFFTFIGYFIIGLSLSVLPIFINKGLGFSMLVAGIVISLQYAMTFLMRAYSGKIIDSKGPKPAVLASMLSFAFTGLILIMAYYFRFSPIISLSFLIITRFFTGCAEGMIGASPINWGIMALGEKHTAKIISYNGVACYGALALGASLGVTIVKHFNFYGLGILIIFLGLIGFFIAKNKENRTGKQSEEEQKSFWDVLGKVAPFGLCLALGGLGFATISTFITLYYDYYHWQNGAMCLSVFGILFVAGRLVFSNAINRFGGINVAIASLAVETLGLIIITLAYHPYFALIGAGITGLGFSLIFPALGVMAMKMVPSSNQGSALAGYGLFIDISLGVTGPLIGGIADTFGLPYIFPFSIGIVMLGLALAYYLKMNQSK
- a CDS encoding glycosyltransferase family 2 protein; its protein translation is MKFLIIIPAHNEEKNISQCLESLKNQSFQDFVCVVVNDGSTDKTAEIVENFKLQTSNFQLENLQISEHQPGAKVVRTFNKGLETVDWKSFDVICKYDADIVFPQNYLQKINQTFESNPKAGIVSGLVYIKNYKQNPEIKNLRNPNENWADFSNKNQEWVFENLSSKNHVRGPIKAYRKECFEDMNGLRAVLGWDNLDILLAKKSNWQVVTIKDLWVKHLRPTAYKYKDQKAEKLGQYFYNIGLSLPLAMISSAKSSFKNRSAKEFFITINSFLEQKDKRNLSKEEIKFIRNLRWKEFFKNFGL